The Rhodothermus profundi genome segment TGAAAGCGATCTATGCTTTATGCGGTGATTATGGCAGGCGGCATTGGAAGCCGCTTCTGGCCCAAAAGTCGTATCGACCACCCCAAACAGTTTCTAAAGGTATTTGGTGAGGCCACGCTGCTGCAGAATACGGTAGCCCGCCTGCAGGGCCTGGTTCCGCTAGAGCGCTGCTATATCGTTACCCACCAGCGCTACGTGGAGAAAACACGCGAACAACTCCCTGCGCTTCCTCCGGAAAACATCCTGGCTGAACCCATTGGCCGCAATACAGCTCCCTGTATCACCTATGCTGCCATTAAGCTGCTGGCGCAGGACCCCGACGCCCTCATGGTGGTGCTGCCGGCCGACCATGTGATTCGCAATGTCAGAGCCTTCCACGAAACGTTACGGGTAGCGATTGAAAAGGCACGGGAGCCCGGCGCCCTGGTAACAATTGGCATTAAGCCTACCTATCCAGCCACCGGCTATGGGTATATCCAGTTTGAAGGATCGGCCGAACATCTGTTCGAGGAACCACGTCCCTACCGGGTACGCACCTTTGCAGAAAAGCCAGATCTTGCGACCGCCGAACGCTTCCTGGACTCAGGCGATTTCCTCTGGAACAGCGGCATGTTTATTTGGCGCGCCGACTCCATCCTGACTGAAGTGCAGCACCACCTGCCCGATCTGTACGAAGCGTTTGAACCGTTACGCCAGGCTGTCGGGACGCCCGACGAACCCCACCTGCTCAAGCAGGCCTACCAGACCTGCCCCAGCATTTCTATTGACTATGGCGTGATGGAACGATCCCAGCACGCCTGGGTCGTCCCGGGCAACTTTGAGTGGAGCGACGTAGGAGACTGGCGCGCTGTTTACGACCTGAGCCCCAAAGATCAACTGGGGAATGCCCTGAAAGGCCAGGTGATCGTGCGGGATGCCAGCCGCAACTATGTGGACACCGAAAAACGCCTCGTTGTGCTCATCGGTATCCATGATACGGCCGTCATCGACACCGAAGATGCCCTGCTTATCTGCAACCTCGACAGCACGCAGCAGGTGAAAAACGTTGTCGAATACCTCCAGGCTCATAATTTAGAACAGTATCTCTAAAACGGCCGATTAACCGGCCGCTTCTCCAGCGCTCCACTCCCCTGCAGCCGCACAGCGGCGGCGCCTCCTTTTTTACCCTGTGGTGCCCGGCACTTCTCGCTACCTCCCACGGCGTAGACATTGACCGCTACGCCGTTTTCTTTTCCGGCCACTCTTCACACATTCTTAAAATTTCTACCGCATCCTTTTGGCAGGCTCAACGTAGACTCTCTCGTCAATAAATGACCAGCCAGTCACTTTCTGACCAAACGTTCATGGAATCTCCCTCACTTTCCCGTAAAGAGCGCGAGCGCCTGATGCGTCGCCAGGCTATGCTGGAGGCAGCGCGCGCGGTCTTTGCCGAAAAAGGATACGTGGATGCCACGCTGGACGAAATTGCCCAGCGGGCAGAGTTTGGAAAAGGGACGTTGTACAACTACTTTCCCGGCGGCAAGGACGAACTGTTCTTTGCCGTCTTCGAAGAGGTTTTTGCGCAGTTTCGCCAGTTGATCGAGACCTCCTTTGCCGATGCGGCGTCGTTTCGGGAGGGATTCGAAGCTTTTCTGCGTGCCAGCTTTGAATTCTTTGAGCAGAACCGAGACATGCTGTTGCTCGTCACGCGCGAGTCGCAGCGCATGATGGTCAGCCCGGACCCGGAGCGCGCCGCCTTTTTCCAGCGCCATCACGACGCATTCCTTCAGCTATTAACCCGGCACATCCAGGCGGCTATTGAGCGCGGGGAGGTACGCCCACTTCCGGCAGAGGCGGTCGCGCACACAATCCTGGGCAACTTGCACGGGCTGGCCATGCATCGTCTGCTGAAGGAATGCGTGACGGGTAAGCCCCAGCATGCCTTACCGACTCCTGAAGAAGCTACCCGCTTCCTTTCGACGCTGTTGCTGGAGGGTCTGTTGGATCGGAGGAAATCGCAGGAGGAATCATGAGCATCCGTTGCTGGCTCCTTGTAGGGCTCGGATGGATTGTCGCCGCTGGAGACGTGCCGGCCCAATCGGTCCAGCGCTCCGCTTCTTCCCCCCAACCCATTATACTCACGCTGGAAGAAGCCATCCAGATTGCCCTCATTCAGAACCGCGCGCTGCAAAGCGCTCGCCTGGACGTGGCCAACGCCCGGGCGCAAGTCCGCGAAGCCTGGGGGCAGGTGCTGCCTCAGGTTAATCTGAGTGCCGATTATACGCGCAATCTGAAAACGCCTAACCCCTTTGCCGGCTCGGCCGCCGGCAATCTCTTCCAATCGCTGGGCTTTTTAGACTGGCTGGCGTACAACGAACGGGCCCGCACCGACGACAATCCAGAAACCGAGCCCATCTCTTTCGGCGAGTTTGTAGAGCGGCAGCAGCAGGCGCTTGCCGAGGCTGGCATTCGGCCGCGCGCGGGCGACAACCCCTTTGCCGTAGACAATCGGTTCACAGCAGGCCTCACCATTGAGCAGACGCTTTTCAGCAAAACAGCCTTTGCGGCCATCAAAGGGGCTAAAATCCTGCAAGAGATCAACCGTCGAGGCGCGACGCGCCAGGAGCAGTTGTTGATTGATCAGGTCCGGCGGGCGTTTTACGGAGCGCTGCTGGCGCAAGAACAGGTGCGTGTTATGGCTCAGAGCGTTGCGCGCACGCGCGAGACGCTGCAGGAGACCATTCGGCGCGTCGCTCAGGGCGTGGCGCCGCAGTTTCAGCGCTTGAGCGTTGAAGTGGAGCTGGCCAACCTGGAAACCCAGCTTATTCAGGCCCAGAACCAGGCGGCGCAGACGCTTGACCAGCTCAAACTTCTGCTGGGTATCCCCCTGGACCAGCCCATTCAGCTTCGTGGCGTCCTGGCCGTAACGGATCCGGGTCGTTATCAGCAGATTGCCCTGGACGAAGCTGTTGCGCTGGCACTGGAGCGCCGTCCAGATCTAGAACAACTTCGACTGCAGATCAAACTGCGCGAAGTAGATCGGGAGTTAGCGAAAGCAGCCCGCTATCCTCGTCTGAGCGCTTTTGCCAGCTTCAGCTACATTGGCAATGTGCCGGACTATCGGACTGTAATTCTTTCAGATCCGAACGATCCGTTTAAGTTCTCCCGACGCACCAATGATTTCTTTTCGAGCGCTTACTGGAATCCCTCGGTCAACATAGGCGTCCGGCTGACCTGGACGCTTTTTTCTGGCTTTCAGACCGCAGCGCGCGTGCAACAGCGGCAAATTGCGGTTAAGCAAGCCGAACTCCAGTACCTGCACCAACTGGACCAGGTGCGGCTGGAGGTGTTGCAAGCGCTGCGCGATTTAGAGGCAGCCCGGAAACGACTGGTCAGTCAGGCGCGCAATGTCGAGCGGGCTGAGCTGAACTATACGCATGCCCGCATTCGATTGCGCGAAGGCGTAGCCAGTCCCCTGGAAGAACGCGAGGCTTCGCAACAGCTCGACCAGAGTCGCCTGAACTACCTGCAGGCCGTCTATGATTACCTCACGGCGCAAAGTGCTTTTGAAACGGCGGTGGGGTTGATTGCGCCGCCCGGTCAGGAAGCCCGGGTCTCCCTGACACTTCGCCATGAATCCCGGTAGTTCCCTGCAACCAATTAGCCCATGAAAACCACCATGCATATATCCGGATGGACTCGCCTGACGCTTCTGGCCAGCCTTGTGCTGGTAGGACTCAACGGATGCGCTCCGCCTGACAACGTAGCGTCCACATCCGACAACACAGCCCTGGCTGCTGCCAAGCGGCGCGTGCGCGTCGAGCTGCTTGAGCTGCGTCCGGCCCGGTTTGTGGACTGGATCGAAGTAACGGGCACGGTGGAAGCCGAGCACGACGCCACCCTTTCGGCGCAGGCTTCTGGGACCGTCGAGTACCTTGCGCCACTGGGTAGCCAGGTCGCGGCAGGTGCCGTGCTGGCGCGCCTGGACCAGACCCTGGCACGGGCCGCTCTGAAACAGGCCGAGGCCCAATTGGCCAGCGCGCGCGCTGCCTACGAACTGGCGCTGGATAACTTCCGACGCCAGGAGCCCCTGTTTCGCGATTCTATTATCAGTGCACTGGAGTTTGAAAACGTCCGCACCCAGCGCGATCAGGCTGCCGCCCAGCTTCGACTGGCCGAAGCTGCCGTTGAACAGGCCCGTAAACAACTGGCGCATACGGTTATTCAGGCGCCTTTTGCCGGAACGGTTGAAGCCCACTTTGTGGATGTGGGCGAGCAGATTGCGATGGGCCAGCCGGTCCTTCGCCTGGTTAACCTGCATCGCGTCAAGGTGCGGGCCGGTGTCCCTGAGCGCTACGCCCGCGATATCCGCGTAGGCACCCCGGTAGCGTTGCACTTCCAGGCCTATGGGCTTCCTGCGCGCCAGGCGACCGTCTCTTTTGTTGGCAACACGATTGACCCGGCGAACCGAACGTTTCCGATCGAAGTGCATCTGGACAATCCAGACGGCCAGCTCAAGCCCGAAATGGTCGTGCGCGTCCGTCTGGCTCGCCAGGTGCTTGACCACGTAGCGGTGATTCCTTTGCCGGCGGTGCTTCGCGATGAGACCGGCACCAGTGTGTTTGTGGCCGACACGACCGCCGACGGCCTGGTAGCCCGTCAGCGGTACATCACCCTGGGCCCCTCTGCCGAGGGACTGGTTGTCGTCACGCAGGGCCTTCGCTTTGGCGAGCGGGTGGTGGTGCTCGGCCAGAATGACCTGAGCGATGGCGACCTGCTGGAAGTGCTTCAAACCTACACCACAGCCGCTCGAGCCGCCGACGCTACCACCAGTGCCCCGGGGATCCAGACGCCGTAACCCAATTGGTCCGGAGCCATGAAAGTTACCAATCTTGCCATACGCCAGCGCACCACGGTTCTTGTCCTCACGGCCCTGCTGGCTGTTGGAGGGCTGGTCAGCTACCTGACCATTCCGAAAGAGTCGTTCCCCTCCATTGAAATTCCCAATATCGTGATCACGACCATTTATCCCGGAGCCAGCCCGGAAGATATCGAGTCGTTGATCACCAAACCCATTGAAGAGGAGCTGCAGGGCATTACCGGCATCGACGAGATTCGCTCGACGTCTACCGAAGGCGTCTCAACGATCGTGGTAGAATTTCTGCCCGATCAAATTACGCTGGACGAAGCCTTTCAGAAAGTCCGCGACAAGGTAGATATCGCGAAAGCCAAGCTCCCGGAAGATGCCGAGGAGCCCATGGTCAACGAAATTGACCTCTCCGAACTGCCTATCATGACCATTAACCTGGCTGCGCCGTATGCCCTCTCCCGTCTGAAAGAGGTAGCCGAAGACCTCTCCGACGAGTTGGAGGCGCTGCCCGACGTACTGGAAGCCACGGTGGTAGGAGGCCTGGAGCGCGAGGTGCAGGTGAACGTCGATCGCGCTGCCCTGCAGGCGTATAACCTGACTTTTAACGATGTGGTCAACGCGATTCGGCGCGAAAACACCAACCTGCCCGGAGGCTCCATCGACGTAGACCGCCTCAACTACCTGGTGCGTGTCGATGGTGAGTTTGAGGTGCCGGAAGAAATTAACCATCTCGTCATCAAAGCGCCTGGCGGGAAGCCAATCTATGTGCGGGACGTGGCCGAGGTGGTTTTTGGGTACAAAGAGCGCGACAGCTATGCGTACCTGCGCGTGCTGCAGCGTGAAGAAGACGGCCGTCTGGTGCCAGTCCATGCCGAGACCGACGCCCCCCTGCAGGTCGTCAGCCTGAGCATCCGCAAACGCTCGGGCGCCAATATTCTGGAAACCGCCGCAGCCATTCGCGAAGTACTGGCACGTTTTCCTTTTCCAGCCGGCACCGAGGTAGTCATCACAGGCGACCAGAGCGAAGATGTTCAGGCGCTCGTACGTGACCTGGAGAACAACATTATCAGTGGACTGATTTTCGTAGTGGCGGTTCTACTGTTCTTTTTAGGGGTGCGCACCGCCACCCTGGTGGGCATAGCCATTCCCCTTTCGATGTTCACCGCCTTTCTGGTCTTCCAGGCGCTGGGCTACACGCTCAACTTCGTGATCCTTTTCTCGCTGATTATCGCGCTGGGCATGCTCGTCGATAATGCCATTGTCATTGTTGAAAATATTTACCGCTTTCGAGAGCAGGGGTACAGCCGCTTCGAAGCAGCCCGGCTGGCTACGGCCGAAGTAGGCGGCGCCGTTGTGGCCTCAACAGCTACGACGGTAGCAGCTTTTATGCCCATGCTTTTCTGGCCCGGCATTATTGGCGAGTTCATGAGCTTTCTGCCGCTGACGCTCATCATCACGCTTACGTCCTCACTGTTCGTGGCGCTGGTGATCAATCCAGTGCTCACCGCTTACTTTATGCGAGTAGAAGGGGAAAAAACGCCGCGCGCTCCCCGACGCGTACGCTTACTGCTGGCTGTTGTTGTGCTCGTGATGGGCCTGGTGCTGGGCTTGGCCAACTGGAAAACGCTGGTTGCGCTGGCCGTTGCCATCCCGACCATTTACTTGCTTCATCGTCACCTTTTCAGTCCTATCGGAAACTGGTTCATTCACAACGGATTGCCTGGTCTGATCCGGCGATACCGGGCCTTTCTGAGCTGGATGCTGGAGCGGGATTATTCGGTCCCGCATGCCCTGTTGCGCAATACCTTTGCGCTGGGGAGCTTTACGCTGGGTGTTGTGCTCCTGGTCCTGGGCGGAGCGCTGGGCTCACTACTGGGGCAGGCCGCCGGCATGGTCCTGATGATACCTGGCGCTCTCCTTGCGGTTATTGGTCTGTTAGGCATCCTGCTGCATACCCTTGAAACACTTTTTCTGGGGGGGTGGACGACCGTTCGGGGCGGACTGATCTTCGGGGCTGTAGTGCTGGTGGTAACCGGCCTCATGTACCTGAGCCCACGCGAGGTGGCGCTTGCGACGATCGTCGAGCTCCTCACGCTCCCCTTGCTCGTCATTGTGACGGGCCTGCTGGGTGCCTTGCTGAACCGGCGTAACCGTCGTTACCTGATTCTGACCGACAACCGCGCCCGGCTCCTCAACAGCGTACTCGGAGCGCTCTTTGCGATTTTCGGATTGTTTGCCCTTGCGCCCACCGGCGTCGAGTTTTTCCCTCAGACCGATCCCAATCAAATTCAAGTTACGCTGACGGCTCCGCTCGGCACCAATGTCGAGACGACCGACCAGATCGCCCGGGAAGCGCTGAATCGCATCGAACAGTTGCTGCACGAACACCCTGAAGATCAGGCTAACGTCAAAAATATTCAGGTAAACGTGGGCGTCGGCGGCGACCGAATGTTCGGTGGTGGCTCTTCTAAGCCAGAGGTGGCAACCATCACGCTCGATCTGGTCGACTACGAAGATCGCGCTGTCTCCAGCCGTAAGACCCTGGCCCGCCTGCGCCAACAACTGCAGGGCCTTCCGGGCGTAACGCTGGAAATCGACCAGGACCGCATGGGTCCGCCTACCGGTCCGCCCGTCAACATTGAAATTTCTGGCCCTGACTTTCAGGAGATTGTGCGCATCACGCGCGAGATCAAGCAACGCCTGATTGAGGCGGCTGAGACGGGCCGCATACCCGGCCTGGTGGACCTCACCGACAATCTCAACACAGGCCGCCCGGAATTGCGCGTGCGCATCGACCGAGAACGAGCAGGCCGCTTTGGCTTGAGCACCCAGCAAATTGCCTCGGTCGTCCGCGCCGCTATCAATGGCATTGAGGCCAGCCAGTATCGCACTGGCGAAGACGAGTACGACATTACCGTCCGCCTCAAAGAAGCCGACCGCCGTTCGCTGGAGAGCCTGCGCAACCTGACCATCCTGCACGAGGGACAGCAGATCCCGCTAACGGCCGTGGCCGACTTTGAGCTGGGCGGTGGCCTCGGCGCTATCACCCGGCTGGACCTGCAGCGCGTCGCTACTGTCAGTGGTGACGTGGCGCCCGGTTACAATTCCCAGGCCGTACTGCGCCAGGTCCAGCAATACCTGGCCGACTACGAGCGCTCGCTACCGCCGGGCTATCACCTGGCCTACACCGGCGAAAACGAAGAGCAACAGGAGTCGTTCAGCTTTCTGACCACGGCCTTGCTGATTGGCTCCGCGCTGATCTTTCTGATTATGATTGCCCAGTTCAACCGCGTCAGCGGTCCCTTCCTGATCATGATCGCGGTAGGCTTGAGCCTGATCGGCGTGCTGCTGGGGCTGATCCTGACGCGGACAGCGTTCGGGCTGATGACCTTTATCGGACTGATCTCTCTGGCTGGCATTGTCGTGAACAACAACATCGTGCTCATCGACTACACGATGCAGCTCCAGCGACGCGGACTCAGCAAGCACGATGCGATCATTGAAGCTGGCGCTACACGGCTGCGTCCCGTCATTCTCACTGCGCTGACCACCATCATTGGCCTGGTACCACTCACCTTCGGCATTAACATTGACTTTGTGGGCCTGCTGACCGATTGGGATCCCAACTTCCAGATTGGCTCCGAGAATACCCAGTTCTGGGGCCCGATGGGCACAGCCATTATCAGCGGGCTGACGTTTGGGACGTTCCTGACGCTCGTCATCATGCCCGTGCTTTACTCTGCATTCGATTCGGTCGCCACCCACCTGCAACGCTTTCTGGGACGTGAGCCGGTAGCTGCTGAAGTGGGCAATGGGGCCGCCGAAACGCCACCGGAAGCAGTGGCGCCGCCGGTCGGCACCACCCCGCCGCGCCCATAATACGGTCCCTGTCCAGCAATCAGCAGCGCCCTGGCTCAAACGGGGACAGGCCGATAGCGCCCGACACCGACCGTCGTCGGGAAATCACCCGTTTCCTCCAGAGAACTCGCTGGTGCATGGCGGTTGTCTCCGCGTCCCCGCCTCCACAATCCACGACAGCTCGGCTGGCCCGGCAGCCTACCGCCGCTTAGCTCCAGGCATGCTCCAGATACTTTGCCATCTAAGAGGAAGCGGACGTCCTGTTGAAAGAAAGGCGTTGCAGGTCGACGCGTTTCATCAGACAGACCGGGGCTACCAGCTGAAGGCAGATAGGCCAGGCTAGACAAAACGACGACTTACTGCACCCTGGATGCAACAGAGGCTCCCACCAGACGACGCCCAAGCTCCCTCCGGCTATGACAGCTTATCCAGGCTGCTCCAGACAATACGGGCTTGTAAATTCGGACTAATACGTGTAGTACGAAATGTGAGGGATGTCATCGTAATCTGAGGCAATCAATCTGTTTCCATGAAGCGCCATTATTCTGGGAACAGGCAATTTATTCAGAAATATCTTTCTATTATTTACAACATCAAACAAATATGCGAATGGTCTGGCTCGATCAAAATCTTTTGTTTGCCATATAGCGTACTGAATCAAGAACACTCCTTCCGCAACACGTAGCACGTTAATTAAAACCGCCTCTTTATCTCTACGCCTGGGAAAAGTTATTCCGCCGCTTTTCATCTCGATAAATCCTATAAGTTCCAGATCTCTGATAGCTATTGTCTTAAGTAATGTACCGTCCATACGATAAACCTGAACTATTGGAGCATTTCTGTAGGCAATTATTAGCATACGATGCTTCCAATCACACGCCATATAGTTTCGTGTAATATAAGACAAAACAAGAGGATTGTTCGTATCATAATTTATTCCTTTACCGAATTGATTTATGATGTTTCCCGATTTGCCAATATGATATATCAATGATTTGTTTCTGTTAGACAATCTGTCAGATATGATAATAGAGGTATCACTTACGCACAGCCCTCCAGAAGCAATTCGAGGCAGGATAATGGTTCGGACATATTGATAATGGTTATCTCGAGGAGCGAACACATGTATGCCATGCCTTCGGTCCGTTACATACAGCGTATCATGCGAATCAATGGCCAGGAACTCCGGATAGATGAATTCTCCAGGCCCTTCCCCTCTTCTTCCAACTTCAAACAGAAAGTCACCCTTTGCGCTGAACACCCGCACGGTTGCATATTCATTGTCCAACACGAACACGCGTCCGCGGCGGTCTATCGCTACATCTTGAACCCTCCCAAACATCTCCCATGCGTGCGGGCTCTGGAGCGCGCCCACACGCCATTGACGGCGCATTTTGCGCAATCGTTCAGATAGCGAATGCAGTGCCCCCGACTTTTTCCCTGTCCATCCCTCAGACCATATCTCGTCGAATTGCTCAGCGGGCTCCAGCCGCTTCCAGTCCGGATGCCGCTGGCCGGTAAACTGGGCAGCAGCCGGCGTGGCAAGGACCCCTAGCAGCAACAGCCCTGCTAACCTGCTGCGTCTCATCGGCCCAAGGGTCAAGTAAGTCATATAGATGCCTTCGTCTCTCCTTCCTGGCAGCTTCCTGATTAACAAAATGATATATCCGACGCAATAAATTAATGCCCCTTCTCCTGGCAACCCCAGCCACATGCCTTCTTGCCTGATATCCGGAAACAGCGAGGCTTAAATCTCCTACGTCCAACCCACCGGATAAGTCCTGTCATACACGTAGCGCATCCCTTTCGGCCCCGAATATCAATTTTTTCCTCGGCAATTCGCTACAAATAACGTGTCTCCTTCATCTGGGGCAATCCATTGTGGATCCATCCATTCGTCCAGCCCCTCGCTACGGCTGCCTATGCTGAACAGGTACGACCTGCTCGCACCTAATACGCGTAATGTTTTACCGTTTAGCCCCAGCGCCCCCGACTATCCCGCGCTACCTGCTCTCCCCCCACATCTCTTCCTTCCGGTCAACGTACTAATCTGCCAGCATAGCTGCATGGCCTGCAGCCGCGACCGTACGGTCGCTAACAGAATAGAACCTCAGCCAGGCTTTATCTTCTGGCCAGGAATTGTCCCCCATACTTGTTATACGGGCCCTCTGATCTGGAGCAATCTCCGCCCTGAGCTTTCAGGCCTCCCGCGTTTCTGTCCAGTCAGATTTAAGCATTTTTCTCTGGTTTAAGCTAACCTGCGATCTCAACCGGACGGGCTTCCTGCCCGGTTCGCAGCCCGTTTGCGACATGATGCGTCAGCCCTGGCTGGCGCCTGTTTTCCTATTGCGCCTGCGCCTGGAATTGCCTGTTGTCTCCAGGAGCGCCCGGGGCGGCCTGCCCCTTTTCTACGAACGCAACCGACTTTCAGGCCTCAGGAAACCAGCGGCACTGGTACCTCGACGGTTCCTCGAAACACAACAGTAGCTGGTCCTTCAAGATACAACGCCGTTTCACCGTCTTTTGCCGGTTGGAATCCCACGGTCAGCACGCCGCCCGGCATGTGCACCTCAATGGGGAGCTGGCGCACCCATCCCTGCCGCCAGGCCACAAGGGCGGCCGCCACGGCTCCGGTCCCACAGGCTAACGTTTCAGCTTCGACCCCTTTTTCGTAGGTGCGCACGCGCAACACGCTTCGGCCATGCTGCTCGCCTGCTACTTCGACAAAGTTCACGTTGGCGCCCCGAGGCTGCAACGCGGCATCGTGCCGCAGCAACGGTCCCCATCTGGCTATGGGCACTGTTTCCACGGACGAAACCCGGCAGACCAGGTGTTCTGTGCCTGTCCAGATAAACGCGGCCGTTTCCACTTCAGCATCCAGCGGCGTTGCCAGGGGCGGCTGCATCTTGCAGGGACCCACCGGCGGCAGATAAAGCCGCACAGGCGCCTGCGGATCGTCGGGCACCTCGGCCTGGTAGCGTCCGGCATCCGTCTCAAAACAGAGGGGATTTCCCTGGATACCGGCCATTTGAGCAAAACGGGCCAGGCAGCGGGCCCCGTTGCCGCACATAGTTCCCGGACTACCATCCGCGTTGAAATAGCGCATGCGGTAGTGCACCTCCGGTTGCTGAGCCGGTGCTAATGCCAGCAATCCATCGGCGCCAATTCCCACGCGTCGAGGGCAATAGCGACGGGCCAGGGCAGCCAGCTCCTCGTCCGAGAAGGCGTAAAACCGGTTGTCAACGACAATAAAGTCGTTTCCAGCGCCATTCATCTTCGTAAACTCAAGAATCAACGTCCTGGGCATGGTAACAGCGGGTTTGCCGAGCGGGCACCAAGCGCCTGACCTGCCGTTAAACGGCTTGCATCGAAGAAGGTTAATCCCCTGGTTTCACCAACCAACATCGTAACCTGCATTGGCTGAGAAGCGACTGACGATTGCTCACGCGAACCCGGTACTTCTTTTTGGAGCGGGTGATGTCCACCTGCGCAAGTTAGAAGCCGCTTTTCCGGAAGTCCAGATCATTGCCCGTGGCAATCAGTTGATCCTGCAGGGCGAGGCCTCTGCCTTAGATCGCATTGAGCGGGCGGTTCGTGAACTGATCGCGCTGCTCAACCGCCACGGTCAGCTTACCGAGCGGGACGTAGACACCGTGCTGGCGCTTTTCAGCACCGGAGATGGTGCCAGCGCGGCGCCTGCTCCAACCGATGACGTTATCCTCTACACGACGACGGGCGTGCCAGTGCGGGCCAAAACGCCCAATCAGCGGCGGCTGGTCGAAATGGCCCGCAAAAATGATATTGTCTTTGCCATTGGTCCGGCGGGTACAGGGAAAACATACACCGCCGTAGCATTGGCTGTAGCTGCTCTGAAAGCACGGCAGGTTAAACGCATCGTGCTTTCGCGCCCGGCTGTCGAAGCAGGTGAGCGGCTGGGCTTTTTGCCAGGTGATTTTCGGGAAAAGGTGGATCCCTACCTGCGGCCGCTTTATGATGCCCTGGAAGATATGCTTCCCCGGGAACGGCTGCGAACTCTGCTAGAGCAGCATGTGATCGAAATCGTCCCGCTGGCCTACATGCGCGGCCGCACGCTTAACGCCGCCTTCGTCATTCTGGACGAAGCGCAGAATGCCACCACGCAGCAGATGAAGATGTTTCTGACGCGGCTGGGCACAAACAGCCGGGCCATCATCACCGGCGACATTACCCAGACCGACCTGCCCAGCCCCGAGCACAGCGGCCTCGTTGAAGTGCGGCACGTTCTCGAAGGCGTGGAAGGCATTGCCTTCGTCTATTTCGACCGCGGCGACGTAGTCCGCCACCGCCTCGTGAAAGACATTATCGAAGCCTACGAACGCTTCGCCCAGCGCGAGCAAAACGGTGGCGATGCAGCCGCCGCTAAGACAGATTGAGAAAGTACAGCGTGAGCAAAAAGGCCAGGAAAACGATTACGGCCCAGGCCGCCACGCTAGGACGCCGGTAAAAAGGAACCGTACGCTTGCGGTACGAGATCGGCGCGTTTTCAACCGCTTCTGCTTGGGCGTCGGGTTGGTGGGGCGCTGCGATCATAAGCCTGCTCAGCGCTTAGTTCGACGGATACTCGTAAAAGCCACGGCCGGTTTTACGACCCAGCCGTCCGGCTGCGACCATTTTCCGAAGTAAGGGACAGGGACGATATTTGTCATCGCCCAGCTCCCGATGCAATACCTCCAGAATTCCCAGGCATACGTCCAGCCCGATCAGATCAGCCAGCGCCAGGGGCCCCATCGGATGATTCATGCCTAACTTCATTACCTGATCAACATCTTCGGGTGCGGCCACGCCTTCCATCACACAATAAATCGCTTCGTTGATCATTGGCATCAGCACCCGATTAGAGACAAATCCTGGCGCATCGTTAACCGTGACCGGGGTCTTGCCCAACGCTTCAGCCAGCCGACATGTCGCTTCGTAGGTATCCTGGCTGGTCTCTAGCCCCCGTACGACTTCTACGAGTTGCATGACCGGCACCGGATTAAAAAAGTGCATGCCAATCACCTGGGCCGGACGCCGCGTTCGGGCCGCCAGCCACGTGATCGAGATGGAGGACGTATTCGAAGCCAGAATAGCTGCAGGCGGCGCCGCGCGATCCAGTCGTTCAAACACCTGAGCTTTTAGATCGGGATTTTCGGGCACCGCCTCAATCACCAGTTGCGCATGCGCCACTG includes the following:
- a CDS encoding efflux RND transporter permease subunit, with protein sequence MKVTNLAIRQRTTVLVLTALLAVGGLVSYLTIPKESFPSIEIPNIVITTIYPGASPEDIESLITKPIEEELQGITGIDEIRSTSTEGVSTIVVEFLPDQITLDEAFQKVRDKVDIAKAKLPEDAEEPMVNEIDLSELPIMTINLAAPYALSRLKEVAEDLSDELEALPDVLEATVVGGLEREVQVNVDRAALQAYNLTFNDVVNAIRRENTNLPGGSIDVDRLNYLVRVDGEFEVPEEINHLVIKAPGGKPIYVRDVAEVVFGYKERDSYAYLRVLQREEDGRLVPVHAETDAPLQVVSLSIRKRSGANILETAAAIREVLARFPFPAGTEVVITGDQSEDVQALVRDLENNIISGLIFVVAVLLFFLGVRTATLVGIAIPLSMFTAFLVFQALGYTLNFVILFSLIIALGMLVDNAIVIVENIYRFREQGYSRFEAARLATAEVGGAVVASTATTVAAFMPMLFWPGIIGEFMSFLPLTLIITLTSSLFVALVINPVLTAYFMRVEGEKTPRAPRRVRLLLAVVVLVMGLVLGLANWKTLVALAVAIPTIYLLHRHLFSPIGNWFIHNGLPGLIRRYRAFLSWMLERDYSVPHALLRNTFALGSFTLGVVLLVLGGALGSLLGQAAGMVLMIPGALLAVIGLLGILLHTLETLFLGGWTTVRGGLIFGAVVLVVTGLMYLSPREVALATIVELLTLPLLVIVTGLLGALLNRRNRRYLILTDNRARLLNSVLGALFAIFGLFALAPTGVEFFPQTDPNQIQVTLTAPLGTNVETTDQIAREALNRIEQLLHEHPEDQANVKNIQVNVGVGGDRMFGGGSSKPEVATITLDLVDYEDRAVSSRKTLARLRQQLQGLPGVTLEIDQDRMGPPTGPPVNIEISGPDFQEIVRITREIKQRLIEAAETGRIPGLVDLTDNLNTGRPELRVRIDRERAGRFGLSTQQIASVVRAAINGIEASQYRTGEDEYDITVRLKEADRRSLESLRNLTILHEGQQIPLTAVADFELGGGLGAITRLDLQRVATVSGDVAPGYNSQAVLRQVQQYLADYERSLPPGYHLAYTGENEEQQESFSFLTTALLIGSALIFLIMIAQFNRVSGPFLIMIAVGLSLIGVLLGLILTRTAFGLMTFIGLISLAGIVVNNNIVLIDYTMQLQRRGLSKHDAIIEAGATRLRPVILTALTTIIGLVPLTFGINIDFVGLLTDWDPNFQIGSENTQFWGPMGTAIISGLTFGTFLTLVIMPVLYSAFDSVATHLQRFLGREPVAAEVGNGAAETPPEAVAPPVGTTPPRP
- a CDS encoding 6-bladed beta-propeller, producing the protein MWLGLPGEGALIYCVGYIILLIRKLPGRRDEGIYMTYLTLGPMRRSRLAGLLLLGVLATPAAAQFTGQRHPDWKRLEPAEQFDEIWSEGWTGKKSGALHSLSERLRKMRRQWRVGALQSPHAWEMFGRVQDVAIDRRGRVFVLDNEYATVRVFSAKGDFLFEVGRRGEGPGEFIYPEFLAIDSHDTLYVTDRRHGIHVFAPRDNHYQYVRTIILPRIASGGLCVSDTSIIISDRLSNRNKSLIYHIGKSGNIINQFGKGINYDTNNPLVLSYITRNYMACDWKHRMLIIAYRNAPIVQVYRMDGTLLKTIAIRDLELIGFIEMKSGGITFPRRRDKEAVLINVLRVAEGVFLIQYAIWQTKDFDRARPFAYLFDVVNNRKIFLNKLPVPRIMALHGNRLIASDYDDIPHISYYTY
- the dapF gene encoding diaminopimelate epimerase translates to MPRTLILEFTKMNGAGNDFIVVDNRFYAFSDEELAALARRYCPRRVGIGADGLLALAPAQQPEVHYRMRYFNADGSPGTMCGNGARCLARFAQMAGIQGNPLCFETDAGRYQAEVPDDPQAPVRLYLPPVGPCKMQPPLATPLDAEVETAAFIWTGTEHLVCRVSSVETVPIARWGPLLRHDAALQPRGANVNFVEVAGEQHGRSVLRVRTYEKGVEAETLACGTGAVAAALVAWRQGWVRQLPIEVHMPGGVLTVGFQPAKDGETALYLEGPATVVFRGTVEVPVPLVS